From a region of the Haloferax volcanii DS2 genome:
- the nuoL gene encoding NADH-quinone oxidoreductase subunit L, whose translation MAGILDFAPAIVLLPFLSFLIALGAGRYMPKGGALAGIGATAGSFVLSIATFFAVSGGQTYNQHIYTWATGAGDAVTLDFGLLIDPLSSMMLVIVTLVAVLVHIFSLGYMNDEGETGLPRYYAGLGLFTASMLAFVVSSNLLMAFMFFELVGLCSYLLIGFWFRQEGPPSAAKKAFLVTRFGDYFFLIGVVAVFATFGSAAFAGPEAFPVLAEEALHGEHAVNTFLGMGEQAWFTVVGLLVLGGVVGKSAQFPLHTWLPDAMEGPTPVSALIHAATMVAAGVYLVARMYGFYALTPTTLGIIALVGGFTALFAATMGVVKKEIKQVLAYSTISQYGYMMLGLGVGGYVASTFHLLTHAFFKALLFLGAGAVIIAMHHNENMWDMGGLKDKMPVTYYAFLSGSLALAGIVPFAGFWSKDEILYEALNHGLGTDGGLGTVFLVAYAMGLIAVFFTGFYTFRMVFLTFHGEPRSDTARDPHGFGWNVKFPLAVLGVLAAVIGLVNMAPVEDLTGIHLTFLHDWLDGGISSLTAHHYLEVLESGVGAGLHPAGIGSIAPGLVSLALALAGAGLAYRLYNVPEPVEHTDKLGSIKTVLYNNYYQDEYQVWIATGVVQPISRALDKFDQGIVDGVVNGISSVSLFAGGRVKRVQTGVVSNYAALLTLGLTALLLGLGLLGGWFA comes from the coding sequence ATGGCAGGTATCTTAGACTTCGCTCCGGCCATCGTCCTCCTCCCGTTCCTCTCGTTCCTGATCGCACTCGGGGCGGGACGGTACATGCCGAAGGGAGGCGCGCTGGCGGGTATCGGCGCGACGGCGGGCTCGTTCGTCCTGTCCATCGCGACGTTCTTCGCCGTCAGCGGCGGACAGACCTACAACCAACACATCTACACGTGGGCGACCGGCGCCGGCGACGCGGTGACGCTCGACTTCGGCCTACTCATCGACCCGCTTTCGTCGATGATGCTCGTCATCGTGACGCTCGTCGCCGTCCTCGTCCACATCTTCAGCCTCGGCTACATGAACGACGAGGGCGAGACGGGCCTCCCGCGCTACTACGCCGGGCTCGGCCTGTTCACCGCGTCGATGCTGGCGTTCGTCGTGTCCAGCAACCTCCTCATGGCGTTCATGTTCTTCGAGCTGGTGGGGCTGTGTTCCTACCTGCTCATCGGCTTCTGGTTCCGCCAGGAGGGCCCGCCGAGCGCCGCGAAGAAGGCGTTCCTCGTCACCCGCTTCGGTGACTACTTCTTCCTCATCGGCGTCGTCGCGGTGTTCGCGACGTTCGGCTCGGCGGCGTTCGCCGGTCCCGAGGCGTTCCCGGTCCTCGCCGAGGAGGCGCTCCACGGCGAGCACGCGGTCAACACGTTCCTCGGCATGGGCGAACAGGCGTGGTTCACCGTCGTCGGCCTCCTCGTTCTCGGGGGCGTCGTCGGCAAGTCCGCGCAGTTCCCCCTGCACACGTGGCTTCCGGACGCGATGGAAGGCCCGACCCCCGTCTCCGCGCTCATTCACGCGGCGACGATGGTTGCCGCGGGTGTCTACCTCGTCGCCCGGATGTACGGTTTCTACGCGCTGACCCCGACGACGCTCGGTATCATCGCGCTCGTGGGCGGCTTCACGGCCCTCTTCGCCGCGACGATGGGCGTCGTCAAGAAAGAAATCAAGCAGGTGCTCGCGTACTCGACCATCAGCCAGTACGGCTACATGATGCTCGGGCTCGGCGTCGGCGGCTACGTCGCCTCGACGTTCCACCTGCTCACGCACGCCTTCTTCAAGGCGCTTCTGTTCCTCGGTGCCGGTGCGGTCATCATCGCGATGCACCACAACGAGAACATGTGGGACATGGGCGGCCTCAAAGACAAGATGCCCGTGACGTACTACGCGTTCCTCTCGGGCTCGCTCGCGCTCGCCGGCATCGTTCCGTTCGCCGGCTTCTGGTCGAAAGACGAGATTCTGTACGAGGCGCTCAACCACGGGCTCGGGACCGACGGCGGTCTCGGAACCGTCTTCCTCGTCGCGTACGCGATGGGGCTCATCGCCGTGTTCTTCACCGGGTTCTACACCTTCCGGATGGTGTTCCTCACCTTCCACGGCGAACCGCGTAGCGACACCGCGCGCGACCCGCACGGCTTCGGCTGGAACGTCAAGTTCCCGCTCGCCGTCCTCGGCGTGCTCGCGGCCGTCATCGGCCTCGTCAACATGGCTCCGGTGGAGGACCTCACGGGGATTCACCTCACGTTCCTCCACGACTGGCTCGACGGCGGCATCTCGTCGCTGACCGCGCACCACTACCTCGAAGTGCTCGAAAGCGGCGTCGGTGCGGGGCTCCACCCGGCCGGAATCGGCTCTATCGCGCCGGGGCTGGTCTCGCTGGCCCTCGCCCTCGCGGGTGCCGGACTCGCCTACCGCCTGTACAACGTCCCCGAGCCCGTCGAACACACGGACAAGCTCGGGAGCATCAAGACCGTACTGTACAACAACTACTACCAGGACGAGTACCAGGTCTGGATTGCGACCGGCGTCGTCCAGCCCATCTCTCGCGCCCTCGATAAGTTCGACCAGGGCATCGTCGACGGCGTCGTCAACGGTATCTCCAGCGTGAGCCTGTTCGCTGGCGGTCGCGTCAAGCGCGTCCAGACCGGTGTGGTGAGCAACTACGCGGCGCTCCTCACGCTCGGTCTGACCGCGCTGCTTCTCGGTCTCGGTCTGCTCGGAGGTTGGTTCGCATGA
- a CDS encoding complex I subunit 4 family protein, with protein sequence MIIEALIAVTFLAALVTFVLPDRYAGKAAFALSLAPVVGSLYMWQQYDASGNALLGGNIAFETDIAWLQLGQYDIHWMVGVDGISMPLVVLTTVLTTLAIVSAWTPISERQSQFFGLMLLMEANLLGVFTALDFFVWFIFWEAVLLPMYFLIGVWGGPRRKYAAIKFFVYTNIASLVMFIGFISLVFGLGDSISSFRLPEIAQALQAGQLGSFAGLSAGALASVAFVAMFFGFAVKVPVAPLHTWLPDAHVEAPTPVSVMLAGVLLKMGTYALLRFNFTMLPETARAFALPIALLAVASVIYGALLALAQQDLKRIVAYSSVSSMGYVILGLIAYTTYGVGGATFQMVAHGLISGLMFMAVGVIYNTTHTRMVSDMSGIADRMPVTAGIFVAGAFGYMGLPLMAGFAAEFFIFKGAFESTVMEAMPLFTGAAMFGIVIVAGYLLFAMQRTLFGPFRFDGDYDITEAPFHDVAPLAVLLLLTIVLGVSPDIFFTMIQDAVNPILELGGAF encoded by the coding sequence ATGATAATCGAAGCGCTCATCGCAGTCACGTTCCTCGCCGCGCTGGTCACCTTCGTCCTGCCGGACCGGTACGCCGGCAAGGCGGCCTTCGCGCTGAGTCTGGCTCCCGTCGTCGGGAGCCTCTACATGTGGCAACAGTACGACGCGAGCGGGAACGCCCTCCTGGGCGGGAACATCGCGTTCGAGACAGACATCGCCTGGCTGCAACTCGGCCAGTACGACATTCACTGGATGGTCGGCGTCGACGGCATCAGCATGCCGCTTGTCGTCCTCACGACCGTCCTCACCACGCTCGCTATCGTCAGCGCGTGGACGCCCATCTCGGAGCGTCAGTCCCAGTTCTTCGGCCTGATGCTCCTGATGGAGGCGAACCTGCTCGGCGTCTTCACGGCGCTCGACTTCTTCGTCTGGTTCATCTTCTGGGAGGCCGTGCTCCTGCCGATGTACTTCCTCATCGGCGTCTGGGGCGGTCCACGCCGCAAGTACGCGGCGATCAAGTTCTTCGTCTACACGAACATCGCGTCGCTCGTGATGTTCATCGGCTTCATATCGCTCGTGTTCGGTCTCGGCGACTCTATCTCGTCGTTCCGTCTGCCCGAAATCGCGCAGGCGTTGCAGGCCGGACAGCTCGGGAGCTTCGCGGGACTGTCGGCCGGCGCGCTCGCGTCTGTCGCGTTCGTCGCGATGTTCTTCGGGTTCGCGGTGAAGGTCCCGGTCGCCCCGCTTCACACGTGGCTGCCGGACGCACACGTCGAGGCCCCCACGCCGGTGTCGGTCATGCTGGCGGGGGTCCTCCTGAAGATGGGTACGTACGCCCTGCTCCGGTTCAACTTCACGATGCTGCCGGAGACGGCGCGCGCCTTCGCGCTGCCCATCGCCCTGCTCGCCGTCGCGAGCGTCATCTACGGCGCACTGCTCGCGCTGGCCCAGCAGGACCTCAAGCGCATCGTCGCGTACTCCTCCGTCTCGTCGATGGGGTACGTCATCCTCGGTCTCATCGCCTACACCACCTACGGCGTCGGTGGTGCGACCTTCCAGATGGTCGCCCACGGCCTCATCTCCGGACTGATGTTCATGGCCGTCGGTGTCATCTACAACACGACCCACACGCGCATGGTGTCGGACATGTCCGGCATCGCCGACCGGATGCCCGTCACGGCGGGCATCTTCGTCGCCGGCGCGTTCGGCTACATGGGCCTGCCGCTCATGGCCGGCTTCGCGGCCGAGTTCTTCATCTTCAAGGGCGCGTTCGAGTCCACGGTGATGGAGGCGATGCCGCTGTTCACCGGCGCCGCGATGTTCGGTATCGTCATCGTCGCCGGCTACCTGCTGTTCGCGATGCAGCGGACGCTGTTCGGACCGTTCCGGTTCGACGGCGACTACGACATCACGGAGGCACCGTTCCACGACGTTGCACCCCTCGCGGTGCTGTTGCTTCTGACCATCGTGCTCGGTGTCTCGCCCGACATCTTCTTCACGATGATTCAGGACGCGGTTAACCCGATTCTCGAACTGGGAGGTGCGTTCTAG
- a CDS encoding NADH-quinone oxidoreductase subunit N: MTPLQSAPQWFATAPAIVLALTGLALLLIDTIDPDSTNNGLLAGTATLGALAAGGIAGWFLIGGTGMESTGGAISLYGDALVVDGMSLFFTLIFTSVAAMVSVASYDYLADQQYQGEFYALVLFAATGMTLMGMSNSLATVFVSLELASLPSYALVAFLKKDRGSIEAGLKYFLIGALSSAVFAFGISLVFAVTGSLVLPEIAATLAEGTELVGVLGLGVLMIAGGFAFKTASVPFHFWAPEAYEGAPAPVSAFLSSASKAAGFAVAFRVFTVAFPLETVTEIGGGSVDWSLLFAVLAVVTMTLGNFAAATQNNVKRMLAYSSIGHAGYALIGLAAITTDGGAANGDVLGASMAHLFVYGFMNTGAFLFIAMVEKWGLGRTFEDYNGIASKAPIAASAMTVFMFSLAGLPPFGGFFSKYALFESAIGSGFWWLAAVGAVNSALSLFYYSRVVKAMWIEEPSKPLEIGSQPVGLYVAIVFAAVGTVLLLPGFQPVIETAQTVAAALF; the protein is encoded by the coding sequence ATGACGCCCCTCCAGTCCGCTCCCCAGTGGTTCGCAACGGCTCCCGCCATCGTGCTCGCGTTGACGGGGCTCGCGCTGCTGCTCATCGACACCATCGACCCCGACTCCACGAACAACGGCCTCCTGGCCGGTACGGCGACGCTCGGCGCGCTCGCTGCCGGCGGCATCGCCGGTTGGTTCCTCATCGGCGGAACCGGCATGGAGTCCACCGGCGGCGCGATTTCGCTGTACGGCGACGCGCTCGTCGTCGACGGGATGAGCCTGTTCTTCACGCTCATCTTCACCAGCGTCGCCGCGATGGTCTCGGTCGCCTCGTACGACTACCTCGCGGACCAGCAGTACCAAGGCGAGTTCTACGCCCTCGTGCTGTTCGCCGCGACCGGCATGACCCTCATGGGGATGTCGAACTCGCTGGCGACCGTCTTCGTCAGCCTCGAACTGGCGTCCCTGCCCTCGTACGCGCTCGTCGCGTTCCTCAAGAAGGACCGCGGCAGCATCGAGGCCGGGCTGAAGTACTTCCTCATCGGCGCGCTGTCGTCGGCGGTGTTCGCGTTCGGTATCAGCCTCGTGTTCGCCGTCACCGGCTCGCTGGTGCTCCCGGAAATCGCCGCGACGCTCGCTGAGGGCACCGAACTGGTCGGCGTCCTCGGCCTCGGCGTGCTGATGATTGCCGGCGGCTTCGCGTTCAAGACCGCCTCCGTCCCGTTCCACTTCTGGGCGCCGGAGGCCTACGAGGGCGCGCCAGCGCCTGTGAGCGCGTTCCTCTCGTCGGCGTCGAAGGCGGCCGGATTCGCCGTCGCCTTCCGCGTGTTCACCGTCGCGTTCCCCCTGGAAACCGTCACCGAAATCGGCGGCGGGAGCGTCGACTGGTCGCTGCTGTTCGCGGTGCTCGCCGTCGTCACCATGACGCTCGGTAACTTCGCGGCGGCGACGCAGAACAACGTCAAGCGGATGCTCGCGTACTCCTCTATCGGTCACGCGGGGTACGCGCTCATCGGTCTCGCGGCCATCACCACCGACGGCGGTGCCGCGAACGGTGACGTCCTCGGCGCGAGCATGGCTCACCTGTTCGTCTACGGCTTCATGAACACGGGCGCGTTCCTGTTCATCGCCATGGTCGAAAAGTGGGGCCTCGGCCGCACGTTCGAGGACTACAACGGTATCGCGTCGAAGGCACCCATCGCCGCCTCGGCGATGACCGTCTTCATGTTCTCGCTCGCGGGGCTTCCGCCGTTCGGCGGCTTCTTCTCGAAGTACGCCCTGTTCGAGTCGGCCATCGGCTCCGGCTTTTGGTGGCTCGCCGCGGTCGGCGCGGTCAACAGCGCACTGTCGCTGTTCTACTACAGCCGCGTCGTGAAGGCGATGTGGATCGAGGAGCCGTCGAAGCCCCTCGAAATCGGCAGTCAGCCGGTCGGTCTCTACGTGGCGATCGTCTTCGCCGCGGTGGGGACGGTCCTGCTCCTGCCCGGTTTCCAGCCCGTCATCGAGACGGCTCAGACCGTCGCCGCCGCGCTCTTCTGA
- a CDS encoding DUF7522 family protein: MELETQLLPESRAESFVRTCRTVVGDDLRSVTYFTHDRCEQIYLRNDLEADADLTGFVEHETDGFQARTAYRGSELGDYRYTVRAFDHGYLTRVTADDKGVFVTTDGLTLRRSEELASALGELLRE, from the coding sequence ATGGAACTCGAGACGCAACTGCTCCCCGAATCGCGAGCCGAGTCGTTCGTCCGAACCTGTCGAACCGTCGTCGGCGACGACCTCAGGAGCGTGACGTACTTCACGCACGACCGCTGCGAGCAGATATACCTCCGGAACGACCTCGAAGCCGACGCCGACCTCACCGGATTCGTCGAACACGAGACCGACGGGTTTCAGGCCCGAACCGCCTATCGCGGCTCCGAACTCGGTGACTACCGCTACACCGTTCGCGCGTTCGACCACGGCTACCTGACGCGGGTGACCGCAGACGACAAGGGCGTGTTCGTCACGACCGACGGCCTGACGCTCAGGCGCTCCGAGGAGTTGGCGTCGGCGCTCGGCGAGTTACTGCGGGAATAA
- a CDS encoding DHH family phosphoesterase, which translates to MVRRLILGCGSLGGGLVGQLAGRGGTVTVVTDRQGRAEDLRSDGIAAREGDPADPSTYPDEVDLVVVGGGQSPQRNLDAARAARDHYPDAPLVVYLGDDADPSVRADIYDLADEVIDPRRVVTERILDAVGTSHTERLNRLMRVLRNVDGRLAVVMHDNPDPDAIAAALALQAIAERAGVDADVCYFGDISHQENRALVNLLELDLRVLDEVPADDEYAGFALVDHSRPGVNDRLPPETTIDVVIDHHPPRAPVEAAYVDLRRGVGATSTLLAEYLERLGIVPDTTVATALLFGIQVDTNDFTREVSTADFEAAAFLIPHVDVDLLERVETPSLTSETMETLARAVSNRDVRGNVLTTNVGDIRERDALAQAADHLLGMEGVEVTVVYGLMDGTVYVSGRARGARVDLGEAFREALGSIGSAGGHADMAGAQIPLGILDDVGDDSRESLATIVTDIVAGRVFETLEHATPTPSLDTDVAFEYPLDE; encoded by the coding sequence ATGGTACGTCGCCTGATTCTCGGCTGCGGGTCGCTCGGTGGGGGCCTCGTCGGGCAACTCGCCGGCCGCGGCGGGACGGTGACGGTCGTCACCGACCGACAGGGCCGCGCCGAGGACCTCCGCTCGGACGGCATCGCCGCGCGAGAGGGCGACCCCGCGGACCCGTCGACCTACCCCGACGAGGTGGACCTCGTCGTCGTCGGCGGCGGACAGTCGCCGCAGAGAAATCTCGACGCGGCGCGCGCGGCCCGCGACCACTATCCGGACGCGCCGCTCGTCGTCTACCTCGGCGACGACGCCGACCCGTCGGTCCGCGCCGATATCTACGACCTCGCCGACGAGGTCATCGACCCGCGCCGAGTGGTCACAGAGCGCATCCTCGACGCCGTCGGCACGTCGCACACCGAGCGGCTGAACCGGCTGATGCGGGTCCTTCGGAACGTCGACGGCAGGCTCGCGGTCGTGATGCACGACAACCCCGACCCCGACGCCATCGCCGCGGCGCTGGCGCTCCAAGCCATCGCCGAGCGGGCGGGCGTCGACGCCGACGTGTGTTACTTCGGCGATATCTCTCACCAGGAGAACCGCGCGCTCGTGAACCTCCTCGAACTGGACCTCCGCGTCCTCGACGAGGTGCCCGCGGACGACGAGTACGCCGGCTTCGCGCTCGTCGACCACTCCCGGCCGGGCGTCAACGACCGCCTGCCGCCGGAGACGACCATCGACGTCGTCATCGACCACCACCCGCCGCGCGCGCCGGTCGAGGCGGCGTACGTCGACCTCAGACGCGGCGTCGGCGCGACGAGCACGCTGCTGGCGGAGTATCTCGAACGGCTCGGTATCGTCCCCGATACGACGGTGGCGACCGCGCTGTTGTTCGGGATTCAGGTCGACACCAACGACTTCACGCGGGAGGTGTCGACCGCCGACTTCGAGGCCGCCGCCTTCCTCATCCCGCACGTCGACGTGGACCTGCTCGAACGGGTCGAGACGCCGAGTCTGACCTCCGAGACGATGGAGACGCTCGCGCGCGCCGTCTCGAACCGCGACGTTCGGGGGAACGTCCTCACGACGAACGTCGGTGACATCCGCGAGCGGGACGCGCTCGCGCAGGCGGCCGACCACCTCCTCGGGATGGAGGGCGTCGAGGTGACGGTCGTCTACGGCCTGATGGACGGGACGGTCTACGTCTCCGGTCGCGCCCGCGGGGCGCGGGTCGACCTCGGTGAGGCGTTCCGGGAGGCGCTCGGCTCTATCGGGAGCGCCGGCGGCCACGCCGACATGGCGGGCGCACAGATTCCGCTCGGCATCCTCGACGACGTGGGCGACGACTCTCGGGAGTCGCTCGCGACCATCGTCACCGACATCGTCGCCGGACGGGTGTTCGAGACGCTCGAACACGCGACGCCGACGCCGAGTCTGGACACCGACGTGGCCTTCGAGTACCCGTTAGATGAGTGA
- a CDS encoding CBS domain-containing protein, producing MTTKATVKEYMTREVQTVSPTDTVADVAQRIAESDGHNGFPVCDGRKAEGFVTARDILLSADDAPIETVMATDLVVAHPEMDVNDAARVILRSGIQKLPVVDDAGNLVGIISNTDVIRSQIERATPEKVGKLMRTLEQIHGITVHQERRTVSLSNLIPTQARVYADELNGRRYELERGLAEPLVVIDNNGTLLLADGHHRVLAADRIGIEEMDAYVIVVDDPVELGMQRTAEKEGLSSISDIDIVDYARHPLVETTRRLQ from the coding sequence ATGACTACTAAAGCGACCGTCAAGGAGTACATGACGCGCGAGGTCCAGACCGTCTCTCCGACCGACACGGTCGCGGACGTCGCCCAACGCATCGCGGAGAGCGACGGACACAACGGGTTCCCCGTCTGCGACGGACGCAAGGCCGAGGGCTTCGTCACGGCCCGCGATATCCTCCTGTCGGCGGACGACGCGCCCATCGAGACGGTGATGGCGACGGACCTCGTCGTCGCTCATCCCGAGATGGACGTGAACGACGCCGCCCGCGTCATCCTCCGGTCGGGCATCCAGAAGCTCCCGGTCGTCGACGACGCGGGCAACCTCGTCGGCATCATCTCGAACACCGACGTCATCCGGAGCCAAATCGAGCGCGCGACGCCGGAGAAAGTGGGCAAACTCATGCGGACGCTCGAACAGATTCACGGCATCACGGTCCATCAAGAGCGCCGCACGGTCTCGCTTTCGAACCTCATTCCCACGCAGGCCCGCGTCTACGCCGACGAACTCAACGGTCGCCGGTACGAACTCGAACGCGGCCTCGCGGAGCCGCTCGTCGTCATCGACAACAACGGGACGCTGCTCCTCGCGGACGGCCACCACCGCGTCCTCGCGGCCGACCGCATCGGCATCGAGGAGATGGACGCCTACGTCATCGTCGTCGACGACCCCGTCGAACTCGGGATGCAGCGGACCGCCGAAAAGGAGGGCCTCAGTTCCATCTCGGACATCGACATCGTCGACTACGCCCGACACCCGCTTGTCGAGACGACCCGCCGACTCCAGTAG
- a CDS encoding DUF7543 family protein: protein MSWTEVRRDDRIVEWERSDGHATIRLRRGPNAWHVRVDRLYQSAEGRGYEGERFESEAEARETVDAWKAEYDVDG, encoded by the coding sequence ATGAGCTGGACGGAAGTCCGTCGGGACGACCGCATCGTGGAGTGGGAGCGGAGCGACGGTCACGCGACCATTCGGCTCCGACGCGGGCCGAACGCGTGGCACGTCAGAGTCGACCGGCTCTACCAGTCCGCCGAGGGCCGCGGCTACGAGGGCGAGCGGTTCGAGTCGGAAGCCGAGGCGCGCGAGACCGTCGACGCGTGGAAAGCCGAGTACGACGTGGACGGCTGA
- a CDS encoding MFS transporter: MTVENPRRALGVVFLIVFVDLLGFGILIPVIPLYALSFGATEFVGSLLIASYSAMQFLAAPLLGRLSDSRGRRPVLLLSLTGSVLAWLLFGVAGSLAVLFAARMLAGAMGGNIATAQAYIADITAADDRAKGLGLLGAAFGLGFVFGPALGGFFASESVITAVRGVLPAFVPVSEFSLPSFAAAVITGTNLVVAFLILPESRPPDAHETPASTEPRESRVQQLLSALRSPGLGTLVASFFLVSFAFSALESQFIFLTNDQYGYGATENAVLLTYVGVVLAVVQGGLVGPLTDRFGEYRLAVGGAAIQVLTLAAVPFSPQLGAFVPDLGALLPVGPVLPAGVLALLVVMTPLSFGNALTNVSLNTLVSRSATDDEQGGAFGLTQSAGSLARTFGPALAGGLYTGVAFWTPFVVGGALLVPILVLLGRLDREAVTSTAG, translated from the coding sequence ATGACAGTCGAGAACCCGCGGCGGGCGCTCGGGGTGGTGTTTCTCATCGTCTTCGTCGACCTCCTCGGGTTCGGTATCCTCATCCCGGTGATTCCGCTGTACGCCCTCTCGTTCGGCGCGACAGAGTTCGTCGGGAGCCTGCTCATCGCCTCCTACTCGGCGATGCAGTTCCTCGCCGCGCCGCTTTTGGGTCGCCTCTCGGACTCCCGCGGTCGGCGGCCCGTGCTGCTCCTGTCGCTCACGGGGAGCGTTCTGGCGTGGCTCCTGTTCGGCGTCGCCGGGTCGCTCGCGGTGTTGTTCGCCGCGCGGATGCTCGCGGGCGCGATGGGCGGCAACATCGCCACGGCGCAGGCGTACATCGCCGACATCACCGCCGCGGACGACCGGGCGAAGGGGCTCGGCCTCCTCGGGGCCGCCTTCGGCCTCGGCTTCGTGTTCGGCCCCGCGCTCGGCGGCTTCTTCGCCAGCGAATCGGTCATCACGGCCGTGCGGGGCGTGTTGCCCGCGTTCGTCCCCGTCTCGGAGTTCTCGCTGCCGAGTTTCGCCGCCGCGGTCATCACCGGGACGAACCTCGTCGTCGCCTTTTTGATCCTGCCCGAGTCGCGGCCACCGGATGCGCACGAGACGCCGGCCTCGACCGAGCCCCGCGAGTCTCGCGTCCAACAGCTCCTCTCGGCGCTCCGGTCGCCCGGACTGGGCACGCTCGTCGCCTCCTTTTTCCTCGTCTCCTTCGCCTTCTCGGCGCTCGAAAGCCAGTTCATCTTCCTCACCAACGACCAGTACGGCTACGGCGCGACCGAGAACGCGGTGCTTCTCACCTACGTCGGCGTCGTCCTCGCGGTCGTCCAGGGCGGCCTCGTCGGCCCGCTCACCGACCGCTTCGGGGAGTACCGACTGGCGGTCGGCGGCGCGGCGATTCAGGTGCTCACGCTCGCGGCCGTCCCCTTCTCACCGCAACTGGGCGCGTTCGTCCCCGACCTCGGTGCGCTCTTGCCTGTCGGTCCCGTCCTCCCGGCGGGCGTGCTCGCGTTGCTCGTCGTGATGACGCCGCTGTCGTTCGGAAACGCGCTCACGAACGTCTCTCTGAACACGCTCGTCTCCCGCTCGGCGACGGACGACGAGCAGGGCGGCGCGTTCGGTCTCACTCAGAGCGCCGGAAGCCTCGCCCGGACGTTCGGGCCGGCGCTGGCCGGCGGGCTCTACACCGGTGTCGCGTTCTGGACACCGTTCGTCGTCGGCGGCGCGCTGCTGGTTCCGATTCTCGTGCTCCTCGGACGGCTGGACCGCGAGGCGGTCACGTCGACGGCGGGGTGA
- a CDS encoding DUF7544 domain-containing protein translates to MSWKAIDALDDARDATTSLLLPFDAGRWARLAFIALFIGGLGGSGGAGSNTGTTTRTGGGSTDIPTDSLPGFVTPENVFAAVIALVAVGIVLWLVWMFVGSVMQFVLVDAVVTKDVRIRKPFRERFWLGVRLFGFQAGLFVAVLAVILLPVAAVLLGSVAVTPAVGLLAIPLVFLAIALLLVVAIVMQLTTDFVVPTMVAEDRALLSSWGRVVPVFRAELSEFGLYVIVRFILGILASIAVGIAALLAVLVVAIPFAIVGGAAFLALNAANVALFSTVGLVVFGALGVLFVLAAIAVGAVVQMPVVTYFRYYSLFLLGSADDSLDLVSQFRSDDDSSAPDGPTPA, encoded by the coding sequence ATGAGTTGGAAAGCAATCGACGCCCTCGACGACGCTCGTGACGCCACGACGTCGCTCCTCCTCCCGTTCGACGCGGGTCGATGGGCGCGCCTCGCATTCATCGCCCTCTTCATCGGTGGTCTCGGCGGGAGCGGCGGTGCCGGAAGCAACACCGGCACGACCACCCGCACCGGAGGCGGCTCGACCGACATCCCGACCGATTCGCTACCCGGGTTCGTGACGCCCGAAAACGTCTTCGCCGCGGTCATCGCGCTCGTGGCGGTCGGTATCGTCCTCTGGCTCGTGTGGATGTTCGTCGGCTCCGTGATGCAGTTCGTCCTCGTGGACGCCGTCGTCACGAAAGACGTGCGCATCCGCAAGCCGTTCCGCGAGCGCTTCTGGCTCGGCGTCAGGCTGTTCGGCTTTCAGGCCGGGCTGTTCGTCGCCGTCCTCGCGGTCATCCTGCTCCCGGTCGCGGCGGTGCTTCTCGGTTCCGTCGCGGTCACGCCCGCGGTGGGCCTCCTCGCCATCCCGCTCGTCTTCCTCGCCATCGCGCTACTGCTCGTCGTCGCCATCGTCATGCAGTTGACGACCGACTTCGTCGTTCCGACGATGGTAGCCGAAGACCGCGCGCTCCTGTCGTCGTGGGGACGGGTCGTGCCGGTGTTCCGCGCCGAACTCTCCGAGTTCGGCCTGTACGTCATCGTCCGGTTCATCCTCGGTATCCTCGCGAGCATCGCTGTCGGCATCGCGGCGCTCCTCGCCGTGCTCGTCGTCGCCATCCCCTTCGCCATCGTCGGCGGCGCGGCGTTCCTCGCGCTCAACGCCGCGAACGTCGCGCTGTTCTCGACGGTCGGCCTGGTCGTCTTCGGCGCGCTCGGCGTGCTGTTCGTCCTCGCGGCCATCGCGGTCGGCGCGGTCGTCCAGATGCCCGTCGTGACGTACTTCCGGTACTACTCGCTGTTCTTGCTCGGCAGCGCCGACGACTCGCTCGACCTCGTCTCGCAGTTCCGGTCCGACGACGACTCGTCGGCCCCGGACGGCCCGACGCCCGCCTGA